The following proteins are encoded in a genomic region of Candidatus Zixiibacteriota bacterium:
- a CDS encoding DUF2807 domain-containing protein produces MVQRLSALVLLVPLLFLLSCGSTELPLTYNSIRGSGNLITVLVEDLDLFHSVTLKTTGDVMLVFDTEPAVAVSVDHNLQRFITTEVVNDVLMIGLKTPKEVKVSGMKLTVWVTMPVLQQLTLDVDGIGSFQTDSSLFQVPEVDLVLAGVGNMELDLEVSQRLSSTLTGVGNLVLTGSARRHDLTHEATGGVHAFEFETDSCTIISNSVGDIEVDVREYLNATISNIGSIYYHGFPAIEVVDTGLGELIDDN; encoded by the coding sequence ATGGTTCAAAGGTTGTCGGCGCTTGTCTTGTTGGTACCGCTGCTTTTCTTGTTGTCGTGCGGCAGCACTGAGTTGCCGTTGACGTACAATTCCATTCGCGGGTCGGGGAATCTGATAACGGTTCTCGTTGAAGATTTGGATCTGTTTCATTCGGTGACGCTGAAGACTACAGGGGATGTTATGCTGGTTTTTGACACTGAACCAGCGGTAGCGGTCAGTGTTGACCACAATCTGCAAAGATTCATCACTACCGAAGTGGTCAACGACGTCCTTATGATCGGATTGAAAACGCCGAAAGAGGTGAAAGTTTCCGGCATGAAGCTCACGGTCTGGGTTACAATGCCGGTGTTGCAGCAGTTGACTCTGGACGTGGACGGCATTGGGTCATTCCAGACCGACAGCAGCCTGTTCCAGGTGCCGGAAGTAGACCTTGTCCTGGCCGGCGTCGGCAACATGGAATTGGACCTGGAAGTATCTCAACGATTGAGTTCGACCCTGACCGGGGTTGGGAATTTGGTCCTGACCGGGTCGGCCCGCAGACACGACCTCACGCATGAAGCAACCGGCGGTGTGCATGCTTTCGAGTTCGAAACTGATAGTTGCACGATTATATCCAACAGCGTCGGTGATATCGAAGTGGATGTCCGGGAGTACCTCAACGCCACGATAAGCAACATCGGTAGTATCTATTACCATGGCTTCCCTGCCATTGAAGTAGTCGACACTGGTCTCGGAGAACTCATCGACGACAATTAG
- a CDS encoding citryl-CoA lyase yields MSDEKWKTGITDIGAGKIRVRGYNITDIMENLSYAETVYLILKGERPGQAEAELMNAILVSSIDHGASPPSVLGTRTVMSGGNSLNAAIAGGVLVIGDSHGGAIEQSAQIMQEWAAKEGDVAALANDIVDWLKASKKRMPGFGHRLHTVDPRTGKLFEIAERHGYHGRHIQLCRAIETALAEKTGRTLPINVDGAIAAVISDMGFDWRLGKGFFIISRVPGLLAHAYEEMTRERPMRKLGPPASDYDGPDDREL; encoded by the coding sequence ATGAGCGATGAAAAGTGGAAGACCGGCATCACCGATATCGGCGCCGGTAAGATTCGCGTGCGTGGTTACAACATCACCGACATTATGGAAAACCTCTCCTACGCCGAGACTGTCTATCTCATTCTCAAAGGTGAGCGGCCCGGCCAGGCTGAGGCGGAACTGATGAACGCCATCCTCGTTTCGTCGATTGACCACGGCGCCTCGCCGCCTTCGGTGTTGGGTACGCGCACTGTCATGTCCGGCGGTAACTCGCTCAATGCAGCTATTGCCGGTGGTGTGCTGGTAATCGGTGATTCGCACGGTGGTGCCATCGAACAGTCGGCGCAGATTATGCAGGAGTGGGCGGCCAAAGAGGGTGATGTCGCCGCGCTGGCCAACGACATTGTCGACTGGCTCAAAGCAAGCAAGAAGCGCATGCCTGGTTTTGGGCATCGTTTGCACACGGTCGATCCGCGCACCGGCAAACTGTTCGAGATTGCCGAACGTCATGGCTACCATGGGCGACACATCCAACTCTGCCGCGCCATCGAGACAGCCCTGGCTGAGAAGACCGGCCGCACCTTGCCGATCAATGTCGATGGGGCTATTGCTGCGGTCATTTCCGATATGGGTTTCGACTGGCGGTTGGGCAAAGGTTTCTTTATTATCTCGCGTGTGCCCGGATTGCTGGCTCATGCCTATGAAGAGATGACCCGCGAACGTCCTATGCGCAAGCTCGGCCCGCCCGCCTCCGACTACGACGGCCCCGACGACAGGGAGTTGTAG
- a CDS encoding protein kinase, producing MSDSELDNNNDSGRKPDADDKTRTHHIDPDSDNLSDQHPRQIGQYVIKRVIASGGMGTVFEALQENPRRPVAVKIVKGSLGDESAVARLEYEAQVLARLRHPGIAQIYEAGSFDDKGTQTPFFAMEYIPNAKGITDFARDSQLNARERLHLFLQVCDAVHHGHQRGVVHRDLKPSNILVDSSGQARVIDFGVARATDADMRQAAAQTQVGQVLGTVQYMSPEQFDADPHDIDTRSDVYTLGLILYELLTGKLPYTTSSDRLFDFASEVRSGSFSRLGLHDKAMDGELEAIVHKAMSRQREERYQSTFGLAQDIRRYLSGDAIVARRTGWSYQARVFARRNKVVMGLLGTAFVILLAGVITTTSLLVQVDEERQKAELASQKAAKGQQFLSDVLTSAFPPGFGDQTTVLDVLDRASQKLTGAFPDDPEVEADLRWSLGMAYGNIGHWEPWKRELLAALRLRERALGPSHDKTLAIRGDLALAYSVLNDRHEKLNNERAMLAACINRWGDTDIDVLDCKGRVAGALEAVGSMNDARRLSEEAWTGLKQHLGVDSSRTVYEQLQFAWLLLEDGRVAEAEGLARDALNRAKRAYGDSHYNVRYAKSCLSAAHILEGNIDSAKAVYGYREVPDTFGIERVFQGTFDLESEPFQLLIFFETWCPFSAQGMDRLDKVNRQYDQFGLNVVGLTKVSKNTTEDEVERYIEDREISFAAFKENGRAWNYFDCTGTPSVRLLCNGYLIWEQAGPTTDRIPTPILEAIVAAQSSGSL from the coding sequence ATGTCTGATTCTGAACTTGATAACAACAATGACTCTGGGCGCAAGCCGGATGCGGATGACAAAACTCGTACGCACCACATAGACCCCGACTCCGACAATCTTTCCGACCAGCACCCCCGGCAGATTGGCCAGTATGTCATAAAACGGGTGATTGCCTCAGGCGGCATGGGAACTGTTTTTGAGGCTCTGCAGGAGAATCCACGCAGACCGGTAGCAGTCAAGATTGTCAAGGGTTCGCTTGGGGACGAAAGTGCAGTGGCCCGGCTCGAATATGAGGCTCAGGTGTTGGCACGGCTTAGGCATCCGGGTATCGCCCAAATCTATGAGGCCGGTTCTTTCGATGATAAGGGGACTCAGACGCCGTTCTTCGCAATGGAGTACATTCCTAACGCTAAAGGGATCACAGATTTTGCGCGCGACTCCCAATTGAACGCGCGTGAGCGTTTGCACCTGTTTCTACAGGTTTGCGATGCCGTGCACCACGGTCATCAAAGAGGTGTCGTTCACCGCGACTTGAAACCGTCGAACATCCTCGTCGATTCCAGTGGTCAGGCGCGAGTAATAGATTTCGGTGTCGCGCGAGCCACCGATGCCGACATGAGGCAGGCTGCGGCGCAGACTCAGGTGGGTCAGGTCTTGGGTACTGTTCAGTACATGAGTCCGGAACAGTTTGATGCCGACCCGCATGACATCGATACACGCAGTGACGTGTATACGCTTGGCCTGATACTCTATGAACTACTTACAGGAAAGCTGCCTTACACGACCAGTTCGGACCGGCTGTTTGACTTTGCTTCGGAGGTACGGTCCGGTTCTTTCAGTCGTTTGGGTCTCCACGACAAAGCAATGGACGGTGAGTTGGAAGCGATCGTTCACAAGGCGATGTCCCGACAGCGCGAAGAGCGCTATCAGTCTACCTTTGGATTAGCCCAGGACATTCGCAGATACCTGTCCGGGGATGCAATCGTCGCACGGCGTACCGGTTGGTCTTATCAGGCTCGCGTTTTTGCGCGACGCAATAAGGTTGTCATGGGACTTCTCGGAACTGCTTTTGTTATTCTGTTGGCCGGGGTGATAACGACAACTTCGCTGCTGGTACAAGTGGACGAGGAGCGTCAGAAGGCCGAACTCGCATCTCAAAAGGCTGCCAAAGGACAACAGTTCCTGTCCGATGTGCTGACCTCGGCCTTCCCTCCCGGATTCGGTGACCAAACCACCGTGTTGGATGTTTTGGATCGGGCCAGCCAGAAACTCACCGGGGCTTTCCCGGACGATCCTGAGGTCGAGGCGGATCTTCGTTGGTCTTTGGGCATGGCCTATGGAAACATCGGACATTGGGAACCGTGGAAACGAGAGTTGCTCGCGGCCCTAAGGCTGAGAGAGAGAGCGCTGGGTCCATCACACGACAAAACTCTGGCTATCCGGGGGGATTTGGCCCTCGCATACAGCGTGCTCAACGACAGGCATGAAAAACTGAACAACGAGAGAGCCATGTTGGCGGCCTGTATCAATCGCTGGGGAGACACCGACATAGACGTGCTGGACTGCAAGGGACGGGTTGCTGGTGCCCTCGAAGCGGTAGGCTCCATGAATGATGCCAGGCGATTATCAGAAGAAGCATGGACAGGCCTTAAACAGCATTTGGGTGTTGACTCATCCAGAACGGTGTACGAGCAATTACAATTCGCCTGGCTCTTGTTAGAGGACGGACGGGTTGCAGAAGCTGAAGGCTTGGCTCGAGATGCCTTAAACAGAGCCAAACGAGCGTATGGCGATAGTCACTACAACGTCAGGTACGCCAAGAGCTGTCTGTCTGCGGCTCACATTCTTGAGGGCAATATTGACTCGGCTAAAGCTGTTTATGGATACCGCGAAGTGCCCGACACTTTCGGAATTGAGCGCGTCTTTCAGGGCACCTTTGATCTGGAGAGCGAACCGTTCCAACTATTGATTTTCTTTGAAACCTGGTGTCCGTTTTCCGCCCAAGGCATGGACAGACTTGACAAAGTCAACAGGCAGTACGATCAATTCGGATTAAACGTAGTAGGACTAACCAAGGTCAGCAAGAATACCACCGAGGACGAGGTCGAACGGTATATCGAGGATAGAGAGATTAGCTTCGCCGCATTCAAAGAGAATGGGCGCGCCTGGAACTACTTTGATTGCACCGGCACGCCCTCGGTTAGACTGTTGTGCAACGGATATCTGATCTGGGAACAGGCCGGACCGACCACAGATAGAATCCCGACACCGATACTCGAAGCGATAGTGGCCGCGCAAAGTAGCGGCAGCCTTTAG
- a CDS encoding protein kinase, whose translation MKEWSKFPEGSEFLGRYIVKDHISSTLMSQVYRAYDKLQDMDVCLKLLHPALKSDSRGIKELRQEFDHTVSLVHQHIVRMYRFEDTEEDMPMMIMEFIEGKTVEDILGEESQLTFDQAIDIVHQISSALQVAHSKNVVHLDLKPANIMINTEGVLKVVDFGIARKVKETFTRVSNQSPPGTQIFMAPELLSGKTRKVGAVSDWYGLGIILFEMLAGRPPFYQGDISYQKLHEEPPKVSQYRPDCPEVLVTLVDKMLERDPDVRQATVPAIIDTIQALADKDDEAIQKAGQVLSGMEIVPDSQPAKRGLVIALAVACAVLLVTNSYTGHAWWRLSDRYGELSADRDSAVSQLTDEGRRIYEQSNQLLKTEEDRDRTAEELEQSEAESKRLSDSAKGLASAKRTLETTAAGLRDDLGSLNTSYDALDGRYRKLSSDFDNQSMLYGELKSDFKDAQNENGRLDRVVRRLENEKEDIRIKHNNLVGMAKDLQLELKAARSSATHWESEAGRFGRGWNNAEAKAQRNIDCLNKAIYALRSYYSCYQLSQAGIISSNATCR comes from the coding sequence ATGAAAGAGTGGAGTAAGTTTCCCGAAGGATCGGAGTTCCTTGGCAGATACATCGTTAAAGACCACATAAGCTCTACGTTAATGTCGCAAGTGTACCGGGCCTACGACAAACTCCAGGACATGGATGTATGTCTGAAACTGCTGCACCCCGCACTCAAATCGGATTCACGGGGCATCAAGGAACTCAGACAGGAGTTCGATCACACCGTAAGTCTGGTCCATCAACACATCGTTAGAATGTACCGCTTTGAGGACACCGAGGAAGACATGCCCATGATGATCATGGAGTTCATCGAGGGCAAGACAGTGGAAGACATTCTGGGCGAAGAGAGCCAACTGACTTTCGATCAGGCCATCGACATCGTGCATCAAATCTCTTCGGCCCTTCAGGTGGCACACTCGAAGAACGTCGTGCACCTTGATCTGAAACCGGCCAACATAATGATTAATACCGAAGGCGTATTGAAGGTGGTGGACTTCGGTATCGCCAGGAAAGTGAAGGAGACTTTCACCAGGGTGTCCAACCAAAGCCCGCCGGGAACGCAGATTTTCATGGCGCCCGAACTGCTGAGCGGAAAAACCAGGAAAGTCGGCGCAGTAAGTGACTGGTATGGGCTCGGTATTATTCTGTTCGAGATGTTGGCCGGTCGCCCCCCGTTCTATCAGGGCGACATCAGCTATCAGAAGCTGCACGAGGAGCCGCCCAAAGTGAGCCAATATCGACCCGACTGCCCCGAGGTTTTGGTAACCCTCGTCGACAAGATGCTGGAACGTGACCCCGATGTCCGCCAGGCAACTGTACCGGCCATAATCGATACTATCCAGGCTCTGGCCGACAAGGACGATGAAGCGATCCAGAAGGCCGGGCAAGTACTCAGCGGTATGGAAATCGTGCCGGACTCACAACCGGCCAAGCGAGGTCTGGTAATTGCTTTGGCTGTCGCATGTGCCGTTCTTTTGGTCACCAACTCATACACGGGACACGCCTGGTGGAGGCTGTCGGATCGATACGGTGAGCTCAGCGCCGACAGGGACTCGGCGGTGAGTCAACTTACCGATGAGGGGCGCCGGATATACGAGCAATCCAATCAGTTGCTGAAAACTGAGGAGGACCGCGATAGGACTGCCGAGGAGTTGGAACAATCGGAGGCCGAGAGTAAACGGTTATCTGACTCCGCCAAAGGATTGGCAAGTGCCAAGCGTACTCTTGAGACCACTGCGGCAGGTTTGCGCGATGATCTCGGGAGCCTCAATACGAGCTACGATGCTCTGGACGGAAGATACAGGAAGTTGTCATCCGACTTTGACAATCAAAGCATGCTGTATGGCGAACTCAAATCTGACTTCAAGGACGCTCAAAACGAGAACGGAAGGCTGGATAGGGTAGTCCGACGGCTGGAAAACGAGAAAGAGGACATCAGGATTAAACACAACAACCTCGTTGGCATGGCCAAAGATTTGCAGCTCGAATTAAAGGCCGCCAGAAGTTCGGCGACCCATTGGGAAAGCGAAGCGGGTCGATTTGGGCGAGGCTGGAACAATGCGGAGGCGAAGGCCCAAAGGAATATCGACTGCCTCAATAAGGCGATCTATGCTCTACGTAGTTACTACTCATGTTACCAACTGAGCCAAGCTGGCATAATCTCCTCGAACGCTACATGCAGGTGA
- a CDS encoding GNAT family N-acetyltransferase, with amino-acid sequence MNIEYHSNYFGEPDAIASFQRYAIAVFGLDFTLWKERGLWDDQYTPFSAFVNGECVASICVYPSQMKVDGRDKLGAQLLTVGTLPEYRKLGIQREIWNRAKAWIRPRCDFVFLFTDESAAGFYERLGLKRQPEFYETVVSPLGKDETSHSFRKLNLDVVSDYSIVERLAHEREMVSDRLGFHTPKLLMFMFLYVYQNRTYYLDDIDTLVVAEEVEDRLRIHDIVATKMPELSAIEGFLAHFNKREIDFLFCADRLGLSKSTRTRAEDDVLFVSDDFQLDGEFVFPYSIRG; translated from the coding sequence ATGAATATTGAATATCACAGCAACTACTTCGGCGAGCCTGATGCGATAGCATCGTTCCAGCGCTACGCGATAGCCGTTTTCGGACTTGACTTTACTCTTTGGAAAGAGCGGGGACTTTGGGATGACCAGTACACACCTTTCTCTGCATTCGTCAACGGTGAGTGTGTCGCCTCAATCTGCGTCTATCCTTCACAAATGAAAGTCGACGGCAGGGACAAACTGGGCGCTCAGCTACTGACAGTCGGCACACTTCCGGAGTATCGGAAACTGGGTATCCAGAGAGAAATCTGGAATCGGGCGAAGGCGTGGATTCGCCCGCGATGCGATTTCGTTTTTCTGTTCACCGACGAGTCAGCAGCGGGCTTCTATGAGAGACTGGGCTTGAAAAGACAACCGGAGTTCTACGAAACAGTAGTAAGCCCATTGGGCAAGGATGAGACTTCTCATAGCTTCAGAAAGCTGAACCTGGACGTAGTGTCCGACTACTCAATTGTCGAACGGCTGGCGCACGAAAGAGAGATGGTCTCAGACAGGCTCGGATTTCACACGCCCAAGTTGCTGATGTTCATGTTTCTCTATGTTTACCAGAACCGAACGTATTACCTGGATGACATCGATACCTTGGTCGTTGCCGAGGAGGTAGAAGATCGGCTGCGGATTCATGACATTGTGGCCACCAAAATGCCCGAGCTTTCAGCTATCGAAGGATTCCTGGCGCACTTCAACAAAAGGGAAATCGACTTCTTGTTCTGCGCCGACCGCCTCGGCCTGAGCAAGTCGACCAGGACCAGGGCTGAGGATGACGTGTTGTTTGTCAGCGACGATTTCCAATTGGACGGTGAGTTTGTCTTTCCCTACTCGATACGTGGATAA
- the lpdA gene encoding dihydrolipoyl dehydrogenase, which yields MIIGGGPGGYTAGIRAAIKGAKVAVVEVDRLGGVCLNKGCIPSKALIASAVQYQKLKEAQSFGLTLGGAPGYDWTAMLARKEKIVGSLVGGIGQLFKSHGVTHYQGFGRIADSKHLIITDEDGQETKIKTANIIVATGSRAMNIPTFPIDGVRVLTSDHLLKAQSLPETILIVGAGVIGCEWAFMLSMLDVKVQMVEMLPRALPLEDADVSKLIERELKKVKTKLYTNTKVESMQPGPSGVSARLSNGQTIEANQVLMAVGRSFNTEELGLVDLGVKLNKNGSIKTGADMRTSHKSVFAIGDVRGEIMLAYTAVHDGAVAVDNALGGKVKRDYSGVPSVIFTHPEVASVGLTEEQAAEKHNVVTSKFPLRTLGKAHAENEISGEVKLVADKKTDRLLGTHIVGSHATEIIHTAALAVKQGLTVRQLGELIFGHPVISEALMEAAHNLHNSSVHLPRKK from the coding sequence GTGATAATCGGCGGCGGCCCGGGTGGCTACACAGCCGGCATCCGAGCGGCTATCAAAGGCGCCAAAGTGGCCGTGGTTGAAGTCGACCGTTTAGGCGGTGTCTGTCTGAATAAGGGCTGTATCCCTTCAAAAGCGCTAATCGCCTCGGCCGTTCAATATCAGAAACTGAAAGAGGCTCAGTCTTTCGGCCTCACTCTGGGTGGTGCGCCCGGTTACGATTGGACGGCGATGCTTGCGCGCAAGGAGAAGATTGTCGGTTCGCTGGTGGGAGGAATTGGGCAATTGTTCAAATCACACGGCGTAACTCATTATCAGGGTTTCGGCCGGATTGCCGACAGCAAGCATCTGATCATCACCGACGAAGACGGCCAGGAGACCAAAATCAAGACGGCCAACATCATTGTTGCTACCGGTTCGCGAGCCATGAACATACCGACCTTCCCGATTGACGGCGTGCGAGTCCTGACTTCAGATCATCTGTTGAAAGCTCAATCACTTCCGGAAACTATCCTGATAGTCGGCGCCGGTGTGATCGGGTGCGAGTGGGCTTTTATGTTATCGATGTTGGATGTAAAGGTGCAAATGGTGGAAATGCTGCCTCGGGCCTTGCCACTTGAGGATGCTGATGTTTCTAAGCTGATCGAACGTGAGCTCAAAAAGGTCAAGACAAAACTCTACACAAATACAAAAGTAGAATCAATGCAACCGGGACCATCGGGGGTCAGCGCCAGGCTGTCCAACGGCCAGACAATTGAAGCCAATCAGGTTCTGATGGCAGTGGGACGTTCTTTCAACACCGAGGAACTCGGGCTGGTCGATCTTGGGGTCAAACTGAACAAGAACGGCTCGATTAAGACCGGCGCGGATATGCGCACCAGCCACAAGAGTGTTTTCGCAATCGGTGATGTCCGCGGGGAAATCATGCTGGCCTACACGGCCGTTCACGACGGCGCCGTGGCGGTCGACAATGCCCTCGGCGGCAAAGTGAAGAGAGACTACTCAGGCGTTCCCTCGGTGATCTTTACGCACCCCGAAGTTGCTTCGGTGGGATTAACCGAAGAGCAGGCGGCTGAGAAACATAATGTTGTCACCAGCAAGTTTCCCTTGCGCACGCTCGGTAAAGCGCACGCAGAAAATGAGATTTCCGGCGAAGTTAAACTGGTCGCAGATAAAAAGACAGATCGATTGCTCGGCACCCACATAGTCGGAAGCCATGCCACGGAGATTATCCACACCGCGGCTCTTGCCGTCAAGCAAGGTCTGACCGTGCGCCAACTTGGTGAGTTGATCTTCGGCCACCCGGTGATCTCCGAAGCGCTGATGGAAGCCGCCCACAATCTCCACAATTCATCGGTTCATCTGCCGCGCAAGAAATGA
- a CDS encoding DUF3365 domain-containing protein — protein sequence MLTRKMSVKWIVAALALVIPAALILAGPGISSKPQSNDEELAYLLVKLEKQTRAVIAGHYGRMQDGGPDETLEYKEMLIRNRILPAAVADPIFAEIVPKATGGRAWVKMVVPEPRNPNNKGDHVALSMLAELEEGAESVWLNMDGAVYYGEPITTKPGCFTCHGAPAGEPDPYFPQYKKNGWEPGQVVGAVIARVAAQ from the coding sequence GTGCTCACACGCAAGATGTCCGTCAAATGGATAGTGGCAGCGCTTGCCCTGGTTATACCGGCGGCCTTGATACTGGCCGGACCGGGGATTAGTTCAAAGCCGCAGAGTAACGATGAAGAACTGGCCTATCTGCTGGTCAAACTGGAGAAGCAAACCCGAGCCGTGATTGCAGGACATTACGGACGCATGCAGGACGGTGGTCCGGATGAAACGCTCGAGTACAAAGAGATGCTTATCCGCAATCGTATCCTGCCGGCGGCCGTGGCCGATCCGATCTTTGCCGAGATAGTACCCAAAGCCACCGGTGGCCGCGCCTGGGTCAAAATGGTCGTACCCGAGCCAAGGAACCCGAACAACAAGGGTGACCATGTAGCCCTGTCGATGTTAGCCGAGCTGGAAGAGGGCGCCGAATCGGTTTGGCTCAACATGGACGGCGCTGTGTACTATGGCGAACCGATCACGACCAAGCCGGGATGTTTCACCTGTCATGGCGCCCCGGCGGGTGAACCGGACCCTTACTTTCCGCAGTACAAGAAAAACGGGTGGGAACCGGGCCAGGTTGTCGGGGCCGTGATCGCGCGGGTGGCAGCGCAGTAA
- a CDS encoding DUF116 domain-containing protein has protein sequence MEEQTKKSDVKDRKLGDEWEDWDGSATPASTESNARLFLVLSVLAIAGLIAAVGLFLWLISPRLSQFGTLLPRAFAIAFGCFALVLFVWVALFAWSAATRRPLTRLIVVPRLVNRLLSLVIGTGKLFGISSDRLTNSFLKIHNLFVTALPALIPPERLLILAPRCLTRDNNIRLRRLRDEFGFHMAVCDGGTAARQKIRAVKPRLVLAIACERDLISGFKEINPFVPVIGFPNQRPEGPCKNTCIDLSSIERTVRKCLGVSPEDRLENG, from the coding sequence ATGGAAGAACAGACCAAAAAGTCGGATGTCAAAGATCGCAAGTTGGGCGACGAATGGGAGGATTGGGACGGCAGCGCCACCCCGGCATCGACTGAATCCAACGCACGACTATTCCTGGTCCTGTCCGTGCTGGCCATCGCCGGCCTTATCGCTGCGGTGGGTTTGTTCCTGTGGCTAATCAGCCCGCGCCTGTCGCAGTTCGGCACGCTGCTGCCGCGCGCTTTTGCCATCGCCTTTGGCTGTTTCGCCTTGGTCCTGTTTGTCTGGGTGGCTCTGTTTGCGTGGTCGGCGGCAACGCGTCGCCCTTTAACGAGATTGATCGTAGTCCCACGTCTGGTCAATCGGTTGTTGTCGCTGGTAATCGGGACAGGAAAACTCTTTGGCATTTCGTCTGACCGCTTGACCAACTCTTTTTTGAAAATCCACAATTTGTTTGTGACTGCCCTCCCTGCCCTGATCCCGCCTGAGCGGCTGTTGATTTTGGCGCCACGATGTCTCACGCGCGACAATAACATCAGGCTACGACGACTGCGTGATGAATTCGGTTTTCACATGGCTGTGTGTGATGGTGGCACGGCCGCTCGTCAGAAGATACGGGCGGTGAAACCGCGACTGGTTCTGGCCATTGCCTGCGAACGGGATTTGATTTCGGGTTTCAAGGAGATCAATCCCTTTGTGCCGGTAATAGGTTTTCCCAATCAGCGCCCGGAAGGACCTTGCAAAAACACGTGTATAGACCTTTCGTCGATCGAGCGGACGGTTCGTAAGTGCCTGGGAGTGTCGCCGGAGGATCGGCTTGAAAACGGTTGA
- a CDS encoding MotA/TolQ/ExbB proton channel family protein has product MFSHISHWMKRSVGLQGFIIVIGALLMTRLFLGMVDRMTFDPVSWGYTGVVGEPSDFESKLDGKITTLDTTMLTLNPDRKFRITVSDTTFIAVTVPSEPFDGNAYLVIVRRPGALRPDSREDTLTQKDWRFEVTAGRLGRDNSIDTVAESSYDRLTGVRRFQVRKKQFVVVAQTWGDDNPDALRWLQIVLESAESSARASILLSGYIQALIYLFSFMALGLVALELMVVWRSRRTFANRLLLPNLTEVTPLSQMQSLVNSVRGERMKRRLSDDICPNVVLDLVEPGYKLLMSYRGEVNAAEVHTILDTSSQTILEKLNTRFQILRYFVITLPSLGFIGTVLGIGEALSVTGVMTSAAPAADRLLANYDLSANLHVAFDTTLVGLVASIAIGFVADLVETRETSFVLRTQKRIMENIGNVRKTQDDTVRPAG; this is encoded by the coding sequence GTGTTTAGTCACATTTCACACTGGATGAAAAGAAGCGTGGGACTTCAGGGATTCATCATCGTCATCGGCGCCCTGTTGATGACCAGGCTCTTCCTGGGTATGGTCGACAGAATGACGTTCGATCCCGTAAGCTGGGGATACACTGGCGTCGTCGGCGAGCCGTCCGACTTCGAGAGCAAGCTGGACGGCAAGATCACCACGCTTGACACTACCATGCTGACTCTCAACCCGGACCGGAAGTTTCGGATTACCGTAAGTGACACAACTTTCATAGCGGTAACCGTGCCCAGCGAACCGTTCGACGGTAACGCATACCTGGTGATCGTTCGGCGTCCGGGAGCACTGAGGCCTGATTCCCGTGAAGACACGTTGACACAGAAAGACTGGCGGTTCGAAGTGACGGCCGGAAGGCTGGGCCGCGACAATTCTATCGATACCGTTGCCGAAAGCAGTTATGATAGATTGACGGGCGTGCGTCGTTTTCAAGTTCGGAAAAAGCAGTTCGTCGTTGTTGCTCAGACTTGGGGGGATGACAACCCGGACGCTTTGCGATGGCTCCAAATCGTCCTTGAATCCGCCGAGTCCTCGGCCAGAGCCAGCATCCTGTTGTCCGGTTACATCCAGGCGTTGATCTATCTGTTCTCATTTATGGCTCTTGGTCTGGTGGCCCTGGAACTGATGGTGGTTTGGCGAAGCAGACGGACCTTTGCCAACCGCCTGTTGCTACCCAATCTGACCGAGGTCACTCCATTGTCTCAAATGCAGAGCCTGGTCAACAGTGTTCGCGGCGAACGCATGAAAAGACGATTGTCCGACGACATTTGTCCCAACGTCGTCCTGGACCTGGTAGAACCCGGATACAAACTACTGATGTCATACCGAGGTGAGGTCAATGCCGCCGAAGTGCACACGATACTGGACACGTCGAGCCAAACCATACTGGAGAAACTGAACACTCGATTCCAGATTCTGCGCTATTTCGTAATCACACTGCCGTCACTTGGGTTTATCGGCACCGTTCTGGGGATCGGCGAAGCGCTGTCGGTAACGGGTGTGATGACGTCGGCAGCCCCGGCGGCCGACCGGCTCTTGGCCAATTATGACTTGAGCGCCAACCTGCACGTGGCCTTTGACACTACGCTGGTTGGCTTGGTCGCCAGCATAGCTATAGGCTTTGTCGCCGATCTGGTGGAAACTCGTGAGACTTCGTTCGTTCTTCGAACCCAGAAGAGGATCATGGAGAACATCGGTAACGTGCGCAAAACGCAGGATGATACGGTGCGGCCGGCCGGATAG